DNA sequence from the Arthrobacter crystallopoietes genome:
TGTCATCCCCATATTGAGTTACCAAACCGGTGGTTCACACCGGACTATCTATTGTAACCACAACTTCTGCGAATGTATTCCCAGAGTCCCCTGATGTTTTATAGCCCTCGGGCACGGGCAGATTTACGCTCTATTTAGGCTGGCCGGCGAAACTGCGGACACCGCGCCGAGGCCGGGAGCTTCTCATGCTGGCCAAAGGCTGGTCGGCCAGGCTCGGCGGGGAAGGTAGCGCTGTGTAGCTCCAAGGCTGGCTATGCGGCGTTCCAGCGACGTCTGGGGCGAGTTGCTGAAGCGTCAGTCACCGAGATTCCCGATGAGCACTGATCAGGCAGAGCCGCGGTTGCGCTCACGCATGGCACGTAGCGCTTCACGCTTGTCCTGCTGTTCACGCAACGTCTGACGCTTGTCGTAGTCCTTCTTGCCGCGGGCAATTGCGATTTCGACCTTCGCCCGGCCGTCGTTGAAGTAAAGCTGAAGCGGAACAATCGTGAAGCCGGATTCGCGGATCTTGTGTGAGATCTTGTTCAGCTCTTCGCGGTGCAGCAAGAGTTTCCGGCGCCGCCGGGCGGAGTGATTTGTCCAACTGCCGTTGAGATACTCCGGGATATAGACGGCTTCCAGATACAGCTCATCGTTGTAGAAAACGCAGAAACCGTCCACTAGGGACGCCCTGCCCTCGCGCAGCGATTTGACCTCGGTTCCCATGAGCGCCATGCCAGCCTCAAAGGTATCCATAATGTGGTAGTCATGCCGGGCCTTGCGATTGGTGGCCACTACCTTCCGGCCACTTTCCCTGGGCACGGGGCGACTCCTTCTGGTTCAAATCCTCTTAGGTGAAAACATCCAGTATACCGGCGCGGAACAAGTCTCCCCGCTGGCTACAGCAGGCCCATAGGGTTGACCAGCGAGCCGTTCAGGATAGTTTCAAAGTGCAGATGGCATCCGGTCGAGTTGCCGGTTGTTCCAACGTAACCGATAACATCCCCTTGGCTGACCCTCTGGCCAACGGACACGGCGGACCGCGTCAGGTGGAAGTAGTTCGTGGCCAAGGCACTGCCGGACACCACGCCGTGGCTGATCACTACCATGTTTCCGGCGGCACCGCCCCACCCGGACGTCCAAACTTCGCCACTGGCAGGCGCGCGCACCGGCGTGCCGCAGGCTGACCCATAGTCCAGTCCGGTGTGCATGTAACCGCCGGAACCGCCAAAATCGATTGTGCCGGCGGGGGTTGCCCTCCACCCGTATCCGGAGGTCACCGGGCCGGACACCGGAGAGGCCAGACCGAACGAGGACGACTCACTCGGCGCGGCGGGCGGTGGTTCGACCGTGGGAACAATCTGCGGGACCGGCTGGTTGGCTGCCGCGGCAGCCGCCTTGGCGGCCTTGATCCGCGCCTGTTCCTTCTCCCAGGCAGCTTGGGCCGCCTTGCGCTCGGCCTCTTCCTTCTTGCGGCGTTCTTCGGCTTCGCGCCGCAGCCTTTCCTGCCGTTCGGCGATATCGGCCTGCACCTGCTGGTGCTGTTTCTCGACCTCAGCCAGCTGCTGCTGGATCTTCGGTTTCTGGGCCTGCAGTTTATCCGAAAGGGCGGAGGTATCCGCGATCAGCGTGTCCACCTTCTCCTTCTCGGCT
Encoded proteins:
- the smpB gene encoding SsrA-binding protein SmpB, giving the protein MPRESGRKVVATNRKARHDYHIMDTFEAGMALMGTEVKSLREGRASLVDGFCVFYNDELYLEAVYIPEYLNGSWTNHSARRRRKLLLHREELNKISHKIRESGFTIVPLQLYFNDGRAKVEIAIARGKKDYDKRQTLREQQDKREALRAMRERNRGSA
- a CDS encoding M23 family metallopeptidase is translated as MDTLIADTSALSDKLQAQKPKIQQQLAEVEKQHQQVQADIAERQERLRREAEERRKKEEAERKAAQAAWEKEQARIKAAKAAAAAANQPVPQIVPTVEPPPAAPSESSSFGLASPVSGPVTSGYGWRATPAGTIDFGGSGGYMHTGLDYGSACGTPVRAPASGEVWTSGWGGAAGNMVVISHGVVSGSALATNYFHLTRSAVSVGQRVSQGDVIGYVGTTGNSTGCHLHFETILNGSLVNPMGLL